The Ipomoea triloba cultivar NCNSP0323 chromosome 14, ASM357664v1 region NNNNNNNNNNNNNNNNNNNNNNNNNNNNNNNNNNNNNNNNNNNNNNNNNNNNNNNNNNNNNNNNNNNNNNNNNNNNNNNNNNNNNNNNNNNNNNNNNNNNNNNNNNNNNNNNNNNNNNNNNNNNNNNNNNNNNNNNNNNNNNNNNNNNNNNNNNNNNNNNNNNNNNNNNNNNNNNNNNNNNNNNNNNNNNNNNNNNNNNNNNNNNNNNNNNNNNNNNNNNNNNNNNNNNNNNNNNNNNNNNNNNNNNNNNNNNNNNNNNNNNNNNNNNNNNNNNNNNNNNNNNNNNNNNNNNNNNNNNNNNNNNNNNNNNNNNNNNNNNNNNNNNNNNNNNNNNNNNNNNNNNNNNNNNNNNNNNNNNNNNNNNNNNNNNNNNNNNNNNNNNNNNNNNNNNNNNNNNNNNNNNNNNNNNNNNNNNNNNNNNNNNNNNNNNNNNNNNNNNNNNNNNNNNNNNNNNNNNNNNNNNNNNNNNNNNNNNNNNNNNNNNNNNNNNNNNNNNNaaaaaaaaaaaaaaaaaaaaaaaaaaaaaaaaaaaaaaaaaaaaaaaaaaaaaaaaaaaaaaaagattcaccTAGCAAGCAAGTCATGTGTTGGGAGATAAGTGTGTACCACTAGATCGATCTTTTCAGTTATATACTTATCTTTGGGCactaaaaacacacacacacactgccTCTGTCTCTTTCAAATTTACCCTAAACCAAAACATCTCTGTTACAACTTTCGTTGCCTTCTTTCTCCTGTAGCAGCAGAAGCAAGGTTTATTACTCCTACTTCTGCATATATTCAAGGTCTTTTTGACACTAAATTACACCCACTCATACACTGATACACCCGTACACTACACACATTCAAAAATACCCTTTTTTTTGgttagaaaataaagaaaagaagaatccGGGGCAACGTTTGTCTGTTTTCTAGTTTTTCCTCCCCAATTAGCCCAATTACggttctttttttattttttctcgaAAAATTAGGGTTCTTCTTAGTTCCTacttattgttttattttcaaCTCCCTTTTTGGGTTTTATCCGACTAATACTATTCAATTTGGGGTGAAGACATCTGGAAATTTTATTGGGGGTGTGAAAAGGCATGAGCTTGGAGACTGTATAGGTAGGTTTTGAGGGATTTAGCGAGAAAGGTGCctcttttgttcttttttacTTATTCTTATATCTTTTATTTCAGAAAACAAGAAACCCAGAGATGATTGCAGAAAAACCCAGTTGGATTAAGCATGAGGGCATGCAAATTTTCTCCATTGATATTCAGCCTGGTGGCCTCAGGTTTGCCACTGGTGGTGGTGACCACAAGGTAACCGCTTTTTCCCACTCTTATGGATCTCTTGTACTCCTACTGTCCTGCATAGTGTTCCTGAAAGTTGATGGTATCAGAAACTGCGTAGCTGCTACTCCTACCAGAATTGGCATTTGAAATTCAATGCATTTTTTAATATGTTACTCCATAAGTAATACAGATTGGACTGAACAAGAGGGGATTATTTGCTGtaaatttgtttctttaatttctgaATGTTATGGTGCTATTAATTATGAGTTTTGGACTCATGAATGTTTTGCAATTTCCGGGTTATAAAGCTTACACAGGCAGCCTGCTTTTGGCATGTTGTTATCTGTAGCTGTTTGTTCTTTGGTATTTGATGTACCAGAATGTTATTAAAAGATAAAGCCTCCAATGGATTGAGACTTCTCTGTGACTGGATTAGCATTTTTCTGGAATTTGGTTTCTTGTTTTGATTCACGGTCTATAACTGCTCTTGTTACTACTACATTTAACAACCCTGTTTTTTTGCTGCCTGACTCCGAATACATTTTACgcatagtatgtattaatatgTTATGTGAAAAGGACATTGTTAACCAACTGATAAGAATGAGTGCTGTTTGCATGATTGAAGTAGCATTACATTGAATTCCTAGGAGAATGCCATTGCACCTCTGTTAATAGGCATTAGAAATATTGTGCATAGGACACTGTAGTAGTCTTAGTTTTGCATCCGTCATTTTCAAATGTTTCTGCCAATATTTTGTAGGTTCGCATTTGGAACATGAAGTGTGTCGGCAGGGACATGGAGACGGATGAATCTATCCCCAAACTTCTTGCCACTTTGCGTGACCATTTTGGGTCAGTCAACTGTGTTAGGTGGGCTAAGCATGGAAGGTATGTTGCTTCTGGGTCTGATGACCAGGTAATCCTTATCCATGAGAGGAAGCCTGGCTCAGGGACCACAGAATTCGGTAGTGGAGAGCCACCTGATATTGAGAATTGGAAAGTTGCCATGACATTAAGAGGACACACTGCAGATGTGGTAATGGTCTACTCATTAAGTTGTTTGAATTGTCTAGTATACAGATTTTTCTTTACCTCTTATGCAGGACATTTTGACTTCTTTAAACTCCTACTGTATTCTATCATGTCACATTCACTCCCCAGTCCAATTATTTGTTTGTATCTTTGCAATATGGACATAATAAAGATACCactcattttattatgattctGTTCTGTTGCTAAAATGGTCAATCATTTATTCTGTATTTTCTAACCAAAGGAGTTTCTTTTGTTCTTGTTCCATGCTTGAAGTAGGTGGATCTTAATTGGTCTCCAGATGACTCAACATTGGCTAGTGGGAGCCTGGATAACACAATTCATATCTGGAGCATGACTAATGGCATCTGCACTGCTGTTCTTAGGGGTCATTCTAGTCTGGTCAAAGGTGTTACCTGGGATCCCATTGGTTCCTTCATTGCAAGTCAGTCAGATGATAAGACTGTCGTTATTTGGCGCACTACTGACTGGAGCCTTGCTCATAGAACTGAAGGGCACTGGGCCAAATCTGTAAGTTCTTTAAGCTGTTATTATACTTCGTTTGTTCCTGAAATTAGAGTATCAATTTTCTTTCATTGCCTTAAACATTTTCCTGATTGAAGGGTTTTGTTTCAGCTTGGATCTACCTTCTTTAGGCGGCTTGGATGGTCACCTTGCGGCCATTTTATAACTACCACTCATGGTTTTCAAAAGCCTAGGCATTCTGCTCCTGTTCTAGAGAGAGGGGAATGGTCTGCCACTTTTGATTTCTTAGGACACAATGCTCCTGTTATCGTAGTGAAATTCAATCACTCAATGTTTCGGAGGAATGCCTCTAATGCTCAGGAAATGAAATCTGCATCTCCTGGGTGGACCAACGGTTCATCAAAGACTGGAGGAAAAGATTCACAACCATACAATGTTATTGCCATAGGAAGTCAGGACCGTACTATAACTGTGTGGACTACAGCGAGTCCTCGCCCTCTTTTTGTTGCTAAACATTTCTTTTCTCAAAGTGTTGTGGATTTATCTTGGTAAGCTTACTCATGATTCCTATAATAGCGTCCTTGCAATACAGAAAAGGGTCATTCTGTGCATTTGAATTTGTTTAGTCACTACGATTTTGATTTTTGTGTGCTTTTATTTCTGAAAACTTCAATTACTGGATGCAGGAGCCCTGATGGGTATTCATTGTTTGCATGCTCTTTGGATGGAACAGTAGGCACTTTTCACTTCGATGCAAATGAACTAGGTACTCGGCTATCTGATACTGAACTTGATGATTTAAAAAAGAGTCGCTATGGTGATGTTAGAGGCCGACAGACAAACTTAGTAGAAAGTCCTGCTCAATTATTGCTTGAAGCAGCATCTGCAAAGCAAACACCCGtgaagaaaacatcagaaaatgTTTCACTAAATCAAGCATCTTCAAAAGCACCTGCTGATTCAGTGACTGCAGTGAAAGTTCCCAAATCTAAAGTTGATAATGGGAAGAAAATTGAAGGAGTTACCAGTGATGGGGTAAATAAAGATGCTCCATCTTCTCGCTTGTCAAGTCCTGTGAAGCAAAGAGAATATAGACGGCCAGATGGCCGAAAGAGGATAATCCCCGAAGCAGTTGGGGTGCCTATACTGCAAGATAACATGACGGGTGCTGTCCAGACTCTAGGCCCTGGATTCACAAACAATTCTGTAGATGGTGAGAATGGTGATAACGGAGTAATTCATAATGATACTGGTTTCAGAGAAGGACCTAACAGGAGAACAGTAGGTGGGAGTGCTGACCTAAAAGAACGATCAGGTGTCACCGCTAGAGCTACTGTGAGCGAGAGCCTAGTCATAGAGAAGGTCCCAGTCTCTGCAGGTAAAGATGGGAGTGTTTGCATAGAACATACTGGGGCTGTTAAGGACACATGTTCATTGGCTTCTAGTGGTACTCTTTCAATTAGGGTTTGCGATAAGAAAGGGGAAGATATAATTCCATTTTGCTTGGAGGCTCGTCCCAGAGAACATACTGTAAATGATGTTCTAGGTGTAGGAAATACTTTTGTAATGAAAGATACTGAACTAATATGCATGAAGGGGATGCAAACATTTTGGTCTGATAAGATTTCTGGAAAAGTTACGGTTTTAGCCGGAAATGCCAACTTTTGGGCTGTAGGTAGTGAAGATGGCTCTCTTCAGGTGAATGTTCCCAAgcaatttttttctatttcttttttttgcaCTTTATACGCAGTAAGAAATGTCTGCACATGGACAAGACTGCACATCTTATTCCAATAGTTAGTTATATGTTCttgttcttatttattattattttttaaaatttatttttggtaaAGATATACACCAAGTGCGGGAGACGCTCAATGCCAACGATGATGTTAGGTTCTGGTGCAGTATTTATCGATTGCGATGAATCTTGGAAGTTGTTACTAGTCACAAGGAAGGGGTCATTGTACCTGTGGGATTTGTTCACGAGAAAATGCCTCCTTAATGATTCGTTGGCTTCTTTAGTGACTTTAGATCCCAAGTCAAATACAAGTGAGTTAGAAATGTTAAATGTTAAATTTCAATATAGTTCTCATGCTGGCtttatttttatgttgtttttcaCCTGTCCTTGAGAAGCTTTACTGTTGTATAAGTGGAAGTGAACCACTAAAAACCACACGTAATTAACTCCTGCCTCCCCTTTTTCGGGTTGGACGAAGTAGGATCTTTTCACACCGGGGCTAGAACTCAAGTCTTCTTGATTAGCTCTCTGCTCCGTTGCCCAACAACAAACtgttatttatttctttcttgaatcttgatttgGTTCCAGGTACGATCAAAGTTATATCAGTGAAGTTATCGAAGTCTGGGTCCCCTCTCGTGGTTTTGGCCACACGGCATGCATATCTCTTCGATATGAACCTCATGTGCTGGTTGAGAGTTGCGGATGATTGTTTTCCTGCTTCAAATTTTGCAAGCTCCTGGAATTTGGGTTCGTTTCATGGCGGTGAACTGGCTGCCTTGCAAGTAGATGTCAGGAAGTTCCTGGCCAGAAGACCGGGTTGGAGCAGGTCTCTTTCCACTGCagtgtattatttttgttgataaaattatatctccattttaaattatcttttatttataaaacttgcaaatttaaaaaaaaaaaaaaaaaattctctaacTCTACCACTGCCACCCAAATGATAGCCGCTTAGCTTAATACCATTTAAATTAAAACTCCTAGTTAGGAAATGTTTCGATTACTGCCAAAAGTTGATATTTCGATTATATTACTCTGCGCTAAACTAGTCCATTTTCTGTTTCCTGTTTGATATCGTTGTGCAGAGTGACTGATGATGGAGTGCAGACACGTGCTCATTTGGAATCTCAGTTGGCGTCGGCTCTTGCTTTGGAATCCCCAAAAGAATATCGCCAATGCCTTTTATCTTACATTCGCTTCCTAGCAAGGTCTGTTAATATTTTGCTCTTATCACCCGACATTTTCCTTCTAAAATTGATGCAAAAACTGTGAAGTTTCTGAAGGCCGCTTTCTCTTTGCGTATACTATAGAAgacattacatttttttttttaaatttaattgttaagATTCAAGAAACTGAAGAATTACATTTGTTCTCTTTTACGATAAATGCAGAGAGGCAGATGAATCTAGACTGAGAGAAGTGTGCGAGAGTTTTCTTGGGCCTCCGATTGGAATGGCTGAGGCATCGACTTCTAGTACAGAGAAACCTGCATGGGAACCTTGTGTCCTCGTAAGACTTCTGATCTTTCCTTTGTAGGACCAGATACACAAGCACACGCTATTATGTTAgctttccttctctttttcgtTTACTCATTAGCTGAGACCACAGAGGCTCGAATAGGCTAGATTACTGAATGATACGAGTTTTCTCTCTGCCATCTTACTTAGCTCGGCTACTGAGTTTCTGATCCGATTATTACAGGGTATGAAAAAGCACAAGCTTCTGAGAGAAGATATACTTCCTGCGATGGCATCGAACCGAAAAGTGCAGCGGTTGCTCAACGAGTTTATGGAACTTCTTTCGGAATATGATTTAAGTGAAACTAACCTCGGACAGAATACTGTTCCAACCGCTGATAAAATGGATACTGATCTGGCCGGAGCAGAGAATAATAAACCTTCTTCCGCAGCAGTAACCAATCAAGAGAACGCAGAAAccccagcagcagcagcagtagcAGTAGACCAAATGGATATAGCGTTGGAAACAGCCGATCCAGCGACAGAACCGGTGGACTCTGCAATCCAAGAAACTACCAACGAAGAGGCGATACCCCAAAGCAACGAAATGAATTTGGACCCCCCGCCTCCATCTGATCAGCCGAATCCATGTCCACCTGCACCAGAGGATAAAGGCTCCTGATGATCCATCTCCTTTCCTCATCTGACGAGATACTCAATAACTAGCACTAACACAGTCGCTGACTCTTTGCTGCTGATGCTACTACTACGGGTGTACCCCCACTCTCTCTGCCTCTGCAGCTAGCTGCTGGTTCAATCGAGATTCCTTGCACAGGTGCTGCTCCTCGCGTTCTATGAATTCTCGTGATTCAACGGATGGGGTATGTAACAAAATCTCTCTCATTTGGAAGCagtaaaagtttttttttgtttttttttttccttagttTTTGGCAGTTATAGTTTAACTCAAACCTAGCATCAGCATACTTAATTTGAGTGTACTTTGAagattatatttacaattagcTGTAACTGTAGAGTAGTAAAAAAGGGGTGTTTATCAGAGTTTGGTGTAAAGGGTTAATGTATGATCTTTTGCCCCTTCTGCTTTCTTTTTGGAAACACAAATCTTCAAATCAATCCTAATTGATACAGTCATACAGTGAATGTCACTCTTCATTCTACGCTTATCTACTTACTCCTTTTGTACCATTTTATATGTTGTATATACATTTCATGggttaaactatttttttttaaacaaaataattttaaataaatattaatttttgttggtttgtgtTTAATAGATGTTTTTATATATGGAGTACTTTTTAAAcacataaattttattcattaatactatattaaatagtataaaaattaaattgtgaataaatttcaattaaatatagTTATTGGTATTTTGGAATGGATGAAACTTGAAAGCATTTAATTTGACCACTTTCTTTTATGATAGAAAAAGTTGCAGTATTTGTTTCTAATTCATCTTGagttataaatttagttttttttttaataaataaatttggttcTTTAATTGTTAAAGATATTTATGAGAAGATAGAGAatatatttaaagttacaaatatGCCATAAAATTTGACTTAATTTCACTaaaggtcccttgtctttggagacaattctaaatttagttacaggtttttgtcatttaacatttcaaactattattttttggacacttttagtccttctcatgactttttctatttttagtaagggcgtttttgtctcttcatatttttcttttgttatttttcaatttcaattggtttaattggtttagaacTTTACTAAAAACCgtttgaaaaatattgttattaaaaatCAGATGTTGTCTAAAGtcttaaaccaattaaaccggttaaaattcgaaaaataaaagaaaataaaatgacaaaaatgtccttactaaaaataggaaaagtcatgaaaataactaaaagtgtccaaaaaaatagtctgggatgttaaatagcaaaaatgatagtttgtaactaaatttaaaattgtcaccaaagacaaATGACCTCTggtagaattaactctatttttaactgaaattaaatttggaattgtcaCCAAAAACAAGAGACCTCtagtgaaattaactcttaaaaatatGTTCGTCTTCCTAGaatcttaattttgttttgcatATACCTTATACTCTTTTTTAATAAACgaaattgataaattttacaattaaaatattatatataataataatattaaatatattatattatattaataaatagattTCTAATtagaataaagaagaagaaagattcCTTAGTTTATGTGTAATGTAGCGTAGGACATTAGGACGGAGTTTGATGTTTCAATTATTAAGAGACCTGAATTTATAAGTCGTTTAATAATCAACAGATCAAATTTataagaatttaaaaagagagaTTAACCCGAAATAAAAACGAGATTAATCAAGCTCAAATAGTGTCACTGAACTGAGTGATAGTAATTATTATGTGAACCATGATTCACACAGCTGTTTGaattatactatcaaataatatacatttaatataaaaataatgtatttttagtatattaaaaatgtacattgtatttaggggatatacattatttgtgtaataaatgtacattatattgtataatgtacatttattatacaaataatatacatttagtatattaaaaatgtactttttgttatggtccacacagcattttgtggaccatggtcaacaCAATAATTTTCCATTGGGTGACCAACCATGCCAAATAGCCCAAACTCAATTTATATCGTGAACTAGGGTCTACAGTCCAATACaaagaatttgacttcataatgtacataattcatgttcataatacacataagcATAACTGTTGAATCTAGTCCAATAcatagaatttgacttcatgatgtacagaattcatgttcataatgtacataatttatttgtGTAGACATTTGTGTATTATGTTGTTCAAAGGTGTAATTGTCGACAACGAGTAGCAAAGAAAGTATTTTGGAGCTTATTGGGTTGTTTTTGGAAGCAAGAATCCCACTCAAGGAAGATAGGAGCAGCGGAGCACGAAGTGGAAGAAGAATCAAACAAGGAAGTAGTCACACGGGCGTGTGAGTGACCGTGAGGCCTCATTAAAGCGCTGGCCAATCGCGACCTCCACACGGTCGTGTGGTAGGTCGTGAGGTCTGCACCATCTGTTATTTAAGCAGCGTTTTTTTTCTGTAATTTGGGGAATTCCAAACCCTAGCAAGCTTTAGTctatttttcctcttctctttagattttCCTAGCATAGATTAACATAGTTTTACATAGATTACTTTGATTTCGAGCTTGAATCGTGGATTGGATTAGTTTTCTACCaagatttttcttcttcttcaatagtAAAGTTTCCTTTATTCCTTACTTTCTTCTTAGTTTTCTTGCAATATTGATAATGATTTTACTTTAGCTTTGCGTTGCTTACCATTATGATGCGCGAGTAGTTAGTTTTTgcgtttggattagggttctgtTGCTATTCTTAATGCTggtttgtgattattgcataaaggggataaatTATTCCCCTAGGGttcttatgtttgaattggattattaatTCTTCTTGTTAGTGATTGATCCGCAACACTTGTTAGCTTGTTTTCGGGGAACGGGGGCAGGGATGTGGAGAAATTCCTCATCCCCGCCGAGTTGGAGAGAGAGCAAGTTCCACAAGATGCTTGACAAGTTGGAAATTTTTATGCTCTTTGTTGAAGTTGTGACTCAAATACCATCGTACAAGAAGTTCTTGAAGAATATTTTGAGCAATAAGAAGAAGTTGGAAAAGAATGCGGTGGTGGACCTTAGTGAGGGAGCTTTGACTTGCTTTGACATTCCTTGCATAATTGGTGGATTTGTTGTTGGTGTATTTTACGGGTGATGGTGAGAATGAGGGTGAAATTTGTCGTTCCACTGGGGATTAGGACTATGGCGTGTACTTGGGTGTTTGCTAAGTTCTACTCACTAAAGTGTTGAAattcataaggatccaagcaaattGGTTGAGGGTTTGAGTATCTAAGATGTTTTTGGGGTTTTTGGATGCTAGGGAAAGCAATTTTAAAACAAGGAAATTCAATGGGAAAAGATAGGTTAGACAAGGGATATTGCTCTATTGATACATTCACAGCTTAAGATTGGGGGAAGAATCTACTCACCTAGGTTCTTAAGGCAAAGCACATATAAATCCAAATCTAACCATTTTCATAGCAAAACGAGGATTACCCCACtttcatggtgtatcaacccaagttcttgaagaacaaaagcatATTTAAGCCACAATTTACCCCTATTTTCATAGAAAGAAAATGAGTTTGAAATTGAGAAGGCTCAAGTCTTTCATCCAACTtccattgagatgaaagactttccaaataCAAGCAACAATTGCTACGTATCAATTATCACAAGATAAATCAAgacccaattcaaactcaagaaccctaggtggGTTTGTTcttcccctttatgcaataactACATTTCTAGCATCAATAGGAGCAATAACTCCCTAATCTAACCCAAATAGGTAACTACTCACTCATAgtaaacataaacatatcaaataTAAGAAAGGAAATCATAAACATggcaataaatgtaaagaagagagaaagaaaggaaatgagaaCTTCTCTATTAAATGTTGAGGAAGAGTTGGTGGAATCCACTCCAAATCCGCAAAATAAAGCCTCCAATGTGTTTCTTAGTGTAAATCTATGTTATTCTAAGCTAACAAAGGCTATAGGAATGAGAGAGAATGAGTCTATGCTAACTAGGGTTCGGAATCTTACAAAAATGCAACAGAAAACGTATAAAACAGAACAATACAGATCGAAATGGCCCCCTACACGGCCTGTGAGGGATGCCATTTTAGTGACGCGGCTTGATTCTTCCGGACGAGCACACACAAGCACTTACACGGCCCGTGTGGGTGCCCGTTTCATTTCTTCCAGATTTCTTTGTACTCCGTTTTGCGCTCCACTACTCCTCTCCCTTCTTGAGTGGGATCCTATGAtaccaaaattgatccaaagcAACCCAATACGCTTCCTTTATTACTCGTTGTGGAGAATTTCACctataaacataaaaaacacacaaacgagtAATAAATCCCACTCAAGTATCAACACTTAACTAACAAAAATAGATGAAATAGGGGGTAAAAAGGTGTTTAGAAGTAGAGTTATCAGTGGTGGGAAGTACTTTGTGTGATTTAGGGGCAAGTGTTAGCCTTATGCCCTATTCTCTTTGCAAGAGACTCAATCTTGTTGAGCCAAAGCCTACTACTATGACTCTATAGATGGCAGACCGTTCTATAAAGCACCCGGTGAGAGTTCTTGAAGATATCCCGGTGATGATTGATCAATACTTTATACAGGG contains the following coding sequences:
- the LOC116004526 gene encoding protein HIRA isoform X1, whose product is MIAEKPSWIKHEGMQIFSIDIQPGGLRFATGGGDHKVRIWNMKCVGRDMETDESIPKLLATLRDHFGSVNCVRWAKHGRYVASGSDDQVILIHERKPGSGTTEFGSGEPPDIENWKVAMTLRGHTADVVDLNWSPDDSTLASGSLDNTIHIWSMTNGICTAVLRGHSSLVKGVTWDPIGSFIASQSDDKTVVIWRTTDWSLAHRTEGHWAKSLGSTFFRRLGWSPCGHFITTTHGFQKPRHSAPVLERGEWSATFDFLGHNAPVIVVKFNHSMFRRNASNAQEMKSASPGWTNGSSKTGGKDSQPYNVIAIGSQDRTITVWTTASPRPLFVAKHFFSQSVVDLSWSPDGYSLFACSLDGTVGTFHFDANELGTRLSDTELDDLKKSRYGDVRGRQTNLVESPAQLLLEAASAKQTPVKKTSENVSLNQASSKAPADSVTAVKVPKSKVDNGKKIEGVTSDGVNKDAPSSRLSSPVKQREYRRPDGRKRIIPEAVGVPILQDNMTGAVQTLGPGFTNNSVDGENGDNGVIHNDTGFREGPNRRTVGGSADLKERSGVTARATVSESLVIEKVPVSAGKDGSVCIEHTGAVKDTCSLASSGTLSIRVCDKKGEDIIPFCLEARPREHTVNDVLGVGNTFVMKDTELICMKGMQTFWSDKISGKVTVLAGNANFWAVGSEDGSLQIYTKCGRRSMPTMMLGSGAVFIDCDESWKLLLVTRKGSLYLWDLFTRKCLLNDSLASLVTLDPKSNTSTIKVISVKLSKSGSPLVVLATRHAYLFDMNLMCWLRVADDCFPASNFASSWNLGSFHGGELAALQVDVRKFLARRPGWSRVTDDGVQTRAHLESQLASALALESPKEYRQCLLSYIRFLAREADESRLREVCESFLGPPIGMAEASTSSTEKPAWEPCVLGMKKHKLLREDILPAMASNRKVQRLLNEFMELLSEYDLSETNLGQNTVPTADKMDTDLAGAENNKPSSAAVTNQENAETPAAAAVAVDQMDIALETADPATEPVDSAIQETTNEEAIPQSNEMNLDPPPPSDQPNPCPPAPEDKGS
- the LOC116004526 gene encoding protein HIRA isoform X2, whose product is MTNGICTAVLRGHSSLVKGVTWDPIGSFIASQSDDKTVVIWRTTDWSLAHRTEGHWAKSLGSTFFRRLGWSPCGHFITTTHGFQKPRHSAPVLERGEWSATFDFLGHNAPVIVVKFNHSMFRRNASNAQEMKSASPGWTNGSSKTGGKDSQPYNVIAIGSQDRTITVWTTASPRPLFVAKHFFSQSVVDLSWSPDGYSLFACSLDGTVGTFHFDANELGTRLSDTELDDLKKSRYGDVRGRQTNLVESPAQLLLEAASAKQTPVKKTSENVSLNQASSKAPADSVTAVKVPKSKVDNGKKIEGVTSDGVNKDAPSSRLSSPVKQREYRRPDGRKRIIPEAVGVPILQDNMTGAVQTLGPGFTNNSVDGENGDNGVIHNDTGFREGPNRRTVGGSADLKERSGVTARATVSESLVIEKVPVSAGKDGSVCIEHTGAVKDTCSLASSGTLSIRVCDKKGEDIIPFCLEARPREHTVNDVLGVGNTFVMKDTELICMKGMQTFWSDKISGKVTVLAGNANFWAVGSEDGSLQIYTKCGRRSMPTMMLGSGAVFIDCDESWKLLLVTRKGSLYLWDLFTRKCLLNDSLASLVTLDPKSNTSTIKVISVKLSKSGSPLVVLATRHAYLFDMNLMCWLRVADDCFPASNFASSWNLGSFHGGELAALQVDVRKFLARRPGWSRVTDDGVQTRAHLESQLASALALESPKEYRQCLLSYIRFLAREADESRLREVCESFLGPPIGMAEASTSSTEKPAWEPCVLGMKKHKLLREDILPAMASNRKVQRLLNEFMELLSEYDLSETNLGQNTVPTADKMDTDLAGAENNKPSSAAVTNQENAETPAAAAVAVDQMDIALETADPATEPVDSAIQETTNEEAIPQSNEMNLDPPPPSDQPNPCPPAPEDKGS